From a single Brassica napus cultivar Da-Ae chromosome C9, Da-Ae, whole genome shotgun sequence genomic region:
- the LOC106400177 gene encoding truncated transcription factor CAULIFLOWER A yields MGRGRVQLRRIENKIRRQVTFSKRRTGLVKKAQEISVLCDADVALIVFSPKGKLSEYSAGSSMERILERYERCSYAGQDVTTPSLNSQGECSTECSKLLRMIDVMQRSLRHLNGEEVDALSIRELQDLEMQLDTSLKRTRSRKNQLMVESIAQLKKKEKELKELKKQLQTKADPREDFEPQTLNQGLASLATPPCEPPHPLPGPISPRRPLSLGDTLQRNEDGEVDAGTLIRLTNTTLPHWMPRLTGE; encoded by the exons ATGGGAAGGGGAAGGGTTCAGCTACGGCGGATCGAGAACAAGATAAGGAGACAAGTGACATTTTCAAAGAGAAGAACGGGTTTGGTGAAGAAAGCTCAAGAGATCTCAGTGTTATGTGATGCTGATGTTGCTTTGATTGTCTTCTCCCCTAAAGGCAAGCTCTCTGAGTACTCTGCTGGTTCCAG CATGGAGAGAATTCTCGAACGGTATGAGAGATGTTCATACGCCGGTCAAGATGTTACTACACCAAGTTTGAATTCACAG GGTGAGTGTTCAACAGAATGTTCGAAGCTTTTGAGGATGATTGATGTTATGCAAAGAAGCCTAAG GCACTTAAATGGAGAAGAGGTGGATGCTCTAAGTATCAGAGAGCTTCAGGATCTGGAGATGCAACTTGATACTTCACTCAAGAGAACTCGCTCTAGAAAG AACCAGCTCATGGTAGAGTCCATAGCACAGCTCAAGAAAAAG GAAAAGGAACTCAAAGAATTGAAGAAACAGCTACAAACGAAG GCTGATCCAAGAGAAGACTTTGAGCCGCAAACCCTCAACCAAGGATTAGCCTCATTGGCAACGCCACCATGCGAGCCACCGCACCCGTTGCCCGGACCTATATCTCCCCGTCGTCCTCTATCTCTTGG GGACACATTGCAAAGGAACGAAGATGGAGAAGTAGATGCCGGAACCCTAATTAGGCTGACAAATACAACGTTGCCGCACTGGATGCCCCGGCTCACTGGAGAATAG
- the LOC106402117 gene encoding AUGMIN subunit 5: MQTASSSAPSPEAILEWLQKEMGYRSKSHAPSVDSVRKICRGNMIPVWGFLINRVKSEKTVDSIRRNITVHGSVDAVSSVKEESKVKGREAAKEVERLRNLVRRQRKDLKARMLEVSREEAERKRMLDEGASYRHKQVMLEAYDQQCDEAARIFAEYHKRLQIYVNQARGKLSTNSQREADDDVILVGKACESLASRMVERICDSFPAYEGNGVHSHPELETAKLSFEYDGEMSDEMRAVILSCLSSPPLLLQAIAAHSLRLKTLIERVDVRADAETLRYKYENNRVMEISSSDVSSPLSYQFNGNGKIATDTHSKGSNNQLLERQKAHVQQFLGTEDALNKAAEARVLCQKLKNRLQGSADTVSSHSLGGGTSQNVRNLRQLELDVWGKEREAAGLRASLSTLLSEIRRLNKLCAERKEAEHSLKQKWKKIEEFDARRSELETIYTTLLKANMDAAAFWNQQPLAAREYAMATIIPACEVVADISKNSKDFIEKEVSAFFQSPDNTLYMLPATPQALLESMGANGSTGPEAFASAEKNAALLTARAGARDPSAIPSICRISAALQYPAGSEGSDASLASVLESLEFCLRLRGSEACVLEDLAKAINLVDIRQDLVESGRSLLSHAYHAQQEYERTTKHCLDLATEQDNTITEKWLPELKTAVLNAQTSLEHCKYVWGLLDEWYEQPAATVVDWVTVDGQNVAAWHNHVKSSYCLLR, translated from the exons ATGCAGACCGCATCGAGCTCGGCTCCGTCGCCGGAAGCCATACTAGAGTGGCTTCAGAAGGAGATGGGATACCGAAGCAAATCCCACGCGCCTTCCGTCGATTCCGTGAGGAAGATCTGTAGAGGGAACATGATCCCCGTCTGGGGGTTTCTGATCAATCGAGTGAAGTCTGAAAAGACTGTTGATAGCATTAGGCGTAACATCACCGTCCATGGTAGTGTTGATGCCGTTAGTTCAGTGAAGGAGGAGAGTAAGGTTAAAGGGAGAGAGGCTGCGAAAGAGGTGGAGAGGTTGAGGAATCTCGTGAGGAGGCAAAGGAAGGATCTTAAAGCGAGGATGCTCGAGGTCTCTCGAGAGGAAGCTGAACGGAAGAGGATGCTTGACGAGGGAGCTAGTTACAGGCATAAGCAAGTCATGCTTGAAGCTTATGATCAGCAATGTGACGAGGCGGCGAGAATATTCGCTGAGTATCACAAAAGGCTGCAAATTTACGTTAACCAAGCGAGAGGGAAGCTCAGCACTAATAGCCAGAGGGAAGCTGATGATGATGTTATTCTCGTTGGGAAGGCTTGTGAATCACTTGCGTCGCGCATGGTTGAGAGAATATGTGACTCTTTCCCTGCTTACGAAGGAAACGGAGTTCATTCGCATCCTGAGCTTGAAACCGCCAAGCTGAGTTTTGAGTATGATGGAGAGATGTCTGATGAGATGAGAGCTGTTATATTGAGCTGCCTGAGTAGTCCTCCTCTTCTCCTTCAGGCTATTGCTGCACACAGCTTACGCCTTAAGACCTTAATAGAGAGGGTAGATGTCAGAGCTGATGCTGAAACATTGAG GTATAAGTACGAAAACAACCGGGTAATGGAGATTTCTTCTTCTGATGTGAGCTCGCCATTAAGTTATCAGTTTAACGGTAATGGGAAGATAGCCACGGATACTCATTCCAAAGGATCTAACAACCAGCTCCTCGAACGACAG AAAGCACATGTGCAACAATTTTTGGGAACTGAAGATGCGTTAAACAAAGCCGCAGAAGCTCGGGTTTTATGTCAGAAACTCAAAAACCGTTTGCAAGGAAGTGCTGACACAGTTTCTTCACATTCACTTGGTGGAGGCACGTCACAGAATGTTAGAAATCTTAGGCAATTAGAG TTAGACGTATGGGGCAAGGAACGAGAAGCTGCTGGTTTGAGGGCTAGCTTAAGTACACTTTTATCTGAAATACGACGGCTGAATAAATTATGCGCTGAAAGGAAAGAAGCTGAACATTCATTAAAACAGAAGTGGAAGAAAATTGAAGAATTTGATGCTCGCAGATCCGAACTTGAAACCATATATACTACTCTTCTCAAGGCCAACATG GATGCTGCTGCCTTCTGGAATCAGCAGCCACTAGCTGCAAGGGAATACGCAATGGCCACTATAATTCCAGCGTGTGAGGTTGTTGCAGACATTTCGAAAAACTCTAAAGATTTCATTGAGAAAGAAGTGTCTGCTTTCTTCCAAAGTCCTGATAACACCCTCTATATGCTTCCAGCAACTCCGCAG GCCCTTCTGGAGTCTATGGGAGCTAATGGGTCAACAGGACCTGAAGCTTTTGCTTCAGCAGAGAAGAATGCTGCTTTGTTGACTGCAAGAGCTGGTGCTAGAGATCCATCGGCAATACCTTCTATATGCCGCATTTCTGCCGCCCTTCAGTATCCTGCGG GTTCAGAGGGTTCGGATGCAAGTTTGGCATCGGTTCTAGAGTCTCTTGAATTCTGCTTGAGGCTCCGTGGCTCCGAGGCATGTGTGTTGGAAGATTTAGCAAAAGCAATCAACTTGGTGGATATTCGTCAGGATTTAGTTGAAAGTGGTCGCTCTCTACTAAGTCATGCTTACCATGCCCAGCAAGAATATGAAAG GACAACTAAGCATTGCCTAGATCTTGCCACAGAGCAAGATAATACAATAACAGAGAAATGGTTGCCTGAGCTCAAGACTGCAGTCTTGAATGCTCAAACTTCATTGGAGCACTGCAAATACGTATGGGGTTTG CTGGACGAATGGTACGAACAGCCTGCTGCAACCGTTGTGGACTGGGTCACGGTAGATGGACAAAACGTTGCGGCTTGGCATAACCATGTGAAATCATCCTATTGTCTTTTACGATAA
- the LOC106399511 gene encoding WAT1-related protein At3g30340-like isoform X3: protein MVKLDGKLWKAVIMMSIINIALSGVNVMFKKMLNQGVNRMVAATYRLAAGTLFLTPLAIFLERHNRPKLTGSILCSLFLSALLGTSLVQYFFLIGLQYTSSTFALAFSNMVPSITFAMALVFRQETLNIKNNIGRAKVLGTMICICGALVLTLYTGASLTPQNAQTETQTSNSPTTAVTQKWAMGSVMLIISILIWSSWFIVQAKICRKYPCQYTSTAILSFFGVIQSALLSLISERSISMWVVKEKFQVLALLYSGIVGSGLCYVGMSWCLQQRGPVFTSSFIPLIQVFAAFFSFSFLHEQIYCGSLEIQTKEINSNSAASAKISNSAASATAK from the exons ATGGTGAAGTTGGATGGGAAACTATGGAAAGCTGTGATTATGATGTCAATTATAAACATTGCTCTAAGCGGTGTAAACGTTATGTTCAAGAAGATGCTTAATCAAGGAGTTAACCGTATGGTTGCGGCCACTTACCGACTTGCTGCAGGAACTCTGTTCTTGACACCATTAGCTATTTTCTTAGAAAG acATAACAGGCCAAAACTCACTGGTAGTATCTTGTGTTCCCTTTTCTTAAGCGCTCTCCTGGG GACAAGTTTGGTGCAATACTTCTTTCTAATTGGACTACAATATACGTCTTCCACTTTCGCCTTAGCGTTTAGCAACATGGTTCCTTCGATCACTTTTGCTATGGCTCTCGTCTTTAG GCAAGAGACGTTGAACATCAAGAACAACATAGGAAGAGCCAAAGTGTTAGGCACAATGATATGCATCTGTGGAGCTTTGGTACTTACGCTTTATACAGGAGCCTCATTAACTCCACAAAACGCTCAAACAGAAACGCAAACGTCAAATAGTCCAACGACTGCGGTAACGCAAAAATGGGCCATGGGTTCGGTCATGCTGATCATATCAATCTTAATATGGTCATCGTGGTTCATTGTTCAAGCTAAAATATGCCGGAAGTATCCATGTCAATACACAAGCACCGCGatcctctctttttttggtGTGATCCAATCTGCTTTGTTGAGTTTGATCTCGGAGAGGAGCATATCCATGTGGGTCGTTAAAGAGAAGTTCCAAGTTTTGGCTTTACTTTATTCG GGCATCGTGGGATCTGGATTGTGCTACGTGGGAATGTCATGGTGTCTCCAGCAAAGAGGTCCGGTTTTCACGTCTAGCTTCATCCCTTTGATTCAAGTTTTTGCTGCCTTTTTCAGCTTCTCTTTTCTTCATGAGCAAATTTACTGCGGAAG TCTTGAAATCCAAACAAAAGAGATAAATTCAAACTCAGCTGCTAGTGCTAAGATATCAAACTCAGCTGCTAGTGCTACTGCTAAGTAA
- the LOC106399511 gene encoding WAT1-related protein At3g30340-like isoform X1 gives MVKLDGKLWKAVIMMSIINIALSGVNVMFKKMLNQGVNRMVAATYRLAAGTLFLTPLAIFLERHNRPKLTGSILCSLFLSALLGTSLVQYFFLIGLQYTSSTFALAFSNMVPSITFAMALVFRQETLNIKNNIGRAKVLGTMICICGALVLTLYTGASLTPQNAQTETQTSNSPTTAVTQKWAMGSVMLIISILIWSSWFIVQAKICRKYPCQYTSTAILSFFGVIQSALLSLISERSISMWVVKEKFQVLALLYSGIVGSGLCYVGMSWCLQQRGPVFTSSFIPLIQVFAAFFSFSFLHEQIYCGSVIGSVVIIVGLYILLWGKSKDKPTQVTKQEPLNLDLEDSGTAPKELNSAAHPVSEK, from the exons ATGGTGAAGTTGGATGGGAAACTATGGAAAGCTGTGATTATGATGTCAATTATAAACATTGCTCTAAGCGGTGTAAACGTTATGTTCAAGAAGATGCTTAATCAAGGAGTTAACCGTATGGTTGCGGCCACTTACCGACTTGCTGCAGGAACTCTGTTCTTGACACCATTAGCTATTTTCTTAGAAAG acATAACAGGCCAAAACTCACTGGTAGTATCTTGTGTTCCCTTTTCTTAAGCGCTCTCCTGGG GACAAGTTTGGTGCAATACTTCTTTCTAATTGGACTACAATATACGTCTTCCACTTTCGCCTTAGCGTTTAGCAACATGGTTCCTTCGATCACTTTTGCTATGGCTCTCGTCTTTAG GCAAGAGACGTTGAACATCAAGAACAACATAGGAAGAGCCAAAGTGTTAGGCACAATGATATGCATCTGTGGAGCTTTGGTACTTACGCTTTATACAGGAGCCTCATTAACTCCACAAAACGCTCAAACAGAAACGCAAACGTCAAATAGTCCAACGACTGCGGTAACGCAAAAATGGGCCATGGGTTCGGTCATGCTGATCATATCAATCTTAATATGGTCATCGTGGTTCATTGTTCAAGCTAAAATATGCCGGAAGTATCCATGTCAATACACAAGCACCGCGatcctctctttttttggtGTGATCCAATCTGCTTTGTTGAGTTTGATCTCGGAGAGGAGCATATCCATGTGGGTCGTTAAAGAGAAGTTCCAAGTTTTGGCTTTACTTTATTCG GGCATCGTGGGATCTGGATTGTGCTACGTGGGAATGTCATGGTGTCTCCAGCAAAGAGGTCCGGTTTTCACGTCTAGCTTCATCCCTTTGATTCAAGTTTTTGCTGCCTTTTTCAGCTTCTCTTTTCTTCATGAGCAAATTTACTGCGGAAG TGTGATAGGATCAGTGGTCATTATCGTGGGactttatatacttttatgggGCAAAAGCAAGGATAAGCCGACACAAGTAACCAAACAAGAACCATTAAATCTCGATCTTGAAGATTCTGGGACAGCTCCAAAGGAACTTAATAGTGCTGCCCATCCAGTCTCTGAAAAATAA
- the LOC106399511 gene encoding WAT1-related protein At3g30340-like isoform X2, whose product MVKLDGKLWKAVIMMSIINIALSGVNVMFKKMLNQGVNRMVAATYRLAAGTLFLTPLAIFLERTSLVQYFFLIGLQYTSSTFALAFSNMVPSITFAMALVFRQETLNIKNNIGRAKVLGTMICICGALVLTLYTGASLTPQNAQTETQTSNSPTTAVTQKWAMGSVMLIISILIWSSWFIVQAKICRKYPCQYTSTAILSFFGVIQSALLSLISERSISMWVVKEKFQVLALLYSGIVGSGLCYVGMSWCLQQRGPVFTSSFIPLIQVFAAFFSFSFLHEQIYCGSVIGSVVIIVGLYILLWGKSKDKPTQVTKQEPLNLDLEDSGTAPKELNSAAHPVSEK is encoded by the exons ATGGTGAAGTTGGATGGGAAACTATGGAAAGCTGTGATTATGATGTCAATTATAAACATTGCTCTAAGCGGTGTAAACGTTATGTTCAAGAAGATGCTTAATCAAGGAGTTAACCGTATGGTTGCGGCCACTTACCGACTTGCTGCAGGAACTCTGTTCTTGACACCATTAGCTATTTTCTTAGAAAG GACAAGTTTGGTGCAATACTTCTTTCTAATTGGACTACAATATACGTCTTCCACTTTCGCCTTAGCGTTTAGCAACATGGTTCCTTCGATCACTTTTGCTATGGCTCTCGTCTTTAG GCAAGAGACGTTGAACATCAAGAACAACATAGGAAGAGCCAAAGTGTTAGGCACAATGATATGCATCTGTGGAGCTTTGGTACTTACGCTTTATACAGGAGCCTCATTAACTCCACAAAACGCTCAAACAGAAACGCAAACGTCAAATAGTCCAACGACTGCGGTAACGCAAAAATGGGCCATGGGTTCGGTCATGCTGATCATATCAATCTTAATATGGTCATCGTGGTTCATTGTTCAAGCTAAAATATGCCGGAAGTATCCATGTCAATACACAAGCACCGCGatcctctctttttttggtGTGATCCAATCTGCTTTGTTGAGTTTGATCTCGGAGAGGAGCATATCCATGTGGGTCGTTAAAGAGAAGTTCCAAGTTTTGGCTTTACTTTATTCG GGCATCGTGGGATCTGGATTGTGCTACGTGGGAATGTCATGGTGTCTCCAGCAAAGAGGTCCGGTTTTCACGTCTAGCTTCATCCCTTTGATTCAAGTTTTTGCTGCCTTTTTCAGCTTCTCTTTTCTTCATGAGCAAATTTACTGCGGAAG TGTGATAGGATCAGTGGTCATTATCGTGGGactttatatacttttatgggGCAAAAGCAAGGATAAGCCGACACAAGTAACCAAACAAGAACCATTAAATCTCGATCTTGAAGATTCTGGGACAGCTCCAAAGGAACTTAATAGTGCTGCCCATCCAGTCTCTGAAAAATAA
- the LOC106402309 gene encoding amino acid transporter AVT6A, with protein sequence MTIQDVAPIPRRCSSSDDVAAPLLPTTQGDEEVAHDEFNGASFSGAVFNLATTIIGAGIMALPATMKILGLVLGITMIVVMAFLSDASIEFLLRFSKVKKSRSYGGLMGDSFGKPGKVLLQVAVLVNNIGVLIVYMIIIGDVLAGKTEDGIHHYGVLEGWFGHHWWNGRLAILIITTLAVFAPLACFKRIDSLRFTSALSVALAVVFLIITAGISIMKFINGGVAMPRLFPDVSDLTSFLNLFTVVPVLVTAFICHYNVHSIQNELDDETQIKPVVRSALVLCSSVYIMISIFGFLLFGDDTLDDVLSNFDTDLGIPLGSVLNDAVRVSYALHLMLVFPIVFYPLRINIDGLLFPSAPSLTSSNVRFGCLSAGLISVIFLGANCIPSIWDAFQFTGATAAVCLGFIFPASIILKDRHGKASSRDTILAVFMVVLAVLANAIAIYSDAYALFKRNAPRE encoded by the exons ATGACGATTCAAGACGTTGCTCCGATTCCAAGGAGGTGCTCTTCCTCCGACGACGTGGCGGCTCCTTTATTGCCCACAACTCAGGGAGACGAAGAAGTTGCTCACGACGAGTTCAACGGAGCTTCGTTTAGCGGCGCCGTTTTCAACCTCGCCACCACCATTATCGGTGCTGGCATCATGGCTCTGCCTGCGACGATGAAGATCCTGGGACTGGTGCTCGGGATCACGATGATTGTTGTCATGGCTTTCTTGAGCGATGCGTCTATCGAGTTCTTGCTTAGGTTTAGTAAGGTTAAGAAGAGTCGGTCTTACGGTGGCTTGATGGGTGACTCCTTTGGGAAGCCTGGGAAGGTTTTGCTTCAAGTTGCTGTGCTTGTTAACAAcattggtgttttgattgtctACATGATCATCATTG GTGATGTGTTGGCTGGAAAGACAGAAGACGGTATCCACCATTATGGTGTTCTTGAAGGATGGTTTGGTCACCACTGGTGGAACGGAAGATTAGCTATTCTTATCATTACTACTCTTGCTGTCTTTGCTCCTTTGGCTTGCTTCAAACGAATTG ATTCTTTGAGATTTACATCTGCCTTATCAGTGGCTCTAGCCGTCGTGTTTCTCATCATCACAGCGGGGATATCTATCATGAAGTTCATCAATGGTGGCGTGGCCATGCCAAGATTGTTTCCAGATGTTAGTGACTTAACATCCTTCTTGAATCTCTTCACAGTTGTACCTGTTCTTGTCACCGCATTCATCTGCCATTACAATg TTCACAGCATACAGAACGAGCTTGACGACGAGACTCAGATAAAACCTGTAGTCAGATCAGCTCTTGTGCTTTGCTCATCTGTATACATAATGATAAGCATTTTTGGTTTCCTCTTGTTTGGAGACGATACTCTTGATGATGTCCTTTCGAACTTTGACACTGATCTTGGAATCCCTCTTGGCTCTGTCCTCAACGACGCGGTTCGAGTTAGCTACGCGCTTCATCTTATGCTAGTGTTCCCTATTGTATTCTACCCGTTGAGGATTAACATTGATGGCCTCTTGTTCCCTTCTGCTCCATCGTTAACCTCCTCGAATGTAAGGTTTGGCTGCCTCAGCGCTGGTCTCATCTCTGTTATCTTCTTGGGTGCAAACTGCATCCCGAGCATTTGGGACGCGTTCCAGTTCACTGGAGCTACTGCTGCTGTTTGTCTCGGATTCATATTCCCAGCTTCTATTATACTAAA GGATCGTCATGGCAAAGCATCAAGCAGGGACACGATCTTAGCTGTTTTCATGGTTGTTCTTGCGGTATTGGCCAATGCGATCGCTATTTACAGCGATGCTTATGCGTTGTTCAAGAGGAACGCACCTCGTGAGTGA